The Syntrophorhabdus sp. genome includes the window GGAGGGAATCCGCTCGCATCGGCTGCGGTGCTTGCCACGCTCAACACTCTCATCGATGACGGCGTGATAAAGAACTGTGCCGAGTCGGGCAAGTACCTCCGCAAGGGCCTTCTGGCGCTGAAGAAGAAGTTCCCCTTCATCGTCGATGTGAGGGGGATCGGCCTCATCTGGGGTGTCGAGCTTTCCATCGATGCCGACGCCACGGCGAAGGAGTTCCTGAAGGAAGGGGTCATCCTCAACTGCACGAAAGGGACGACCTTGCGTCTTGTGCCCCCCCTTGTCGTGAAGAGAGAGGAGATCGACATATTTCTCGATATAGCGAACCGGATATTTGAGAGGAAGAAAGGGTGAAAAGGGACTTTACCAGACTACTCAGCATTACGAAGAAGGAGTGCGATCAGCTCCTGAAGAGAGCGCGGCAGCTCAAGGCGTTCAGGCAGGCGGGCAAGCCCTGGCAACCGCTCACAGGCAAGAGCCTTGCCATGATCTTTGAGAAGGCCTCCACGAGGACCCGCCTTTCTTTTGAGACGGGCATGCACCAGCTGGGCGGACAGGCCATCTTCCTCTCCCCCTCTGAGACGCAGATCGGCCGGGGAGAGCCGATACAGGACACGGCCCGCGTTCTGAGCCGGTACGTCGACGGGGTCATGATCCGGACCTTTTCACAGGACACGGTGGAAGACCTTGCCAGGTGGGCGGCCATCCCTGTCATCAACGGGCTTTCGGATCAATACCACCCCTGCCAGACCCTCGCGGACCTTCAGACCATTGCGGAGTACAAGGGCAGTCTCAAGAAGGTGAAGGTTGCCTACATCGGCGACGGCAACAATGTCGCCAACTCGTGGCTGGAGGCAGCGATCCTGATGAAGATGCCCTTTGCCATCGCCACTCCGAAGGGCTATCTGCCTGACAGAGATTTGGTTCAAAAGGCGTCGGAGGGGACGGATCTCACCCTTACCGACGATCCCGCGGAGGCTGTGCGCGGCGCCGACGTCATATACACCGATGTGTGGGTGAGCATGGGACAGGAAAAGGAGAAGGCCTTGAGGAAGAAGGCCTTCAAAGGTTACAGGATAGACGACAAACTCTTGGGGCTGGCACACAGGGACGCCATCGTCATGCACTGCCTGCCGGCCTATCGCGGTCAGGAAATAACGGATGAGGTCTTCGAACGTTTCCAGGAGGTCATATTCACGCAGGCGGAGAACAGGCTGCACGCGCAGAAGGCGCTCCTCGAATGGCTTCTCGCGGGACGGACAAAGGCTTCGGCACAATAAACGGAGGTCAGGATGAAAAAGGTTAAGAAAGTGGTCCTCGCGTATTCCGGAGGGCTTGACACATCAATTCTCGTAAAATGGCTCAAGGACGTCTATGGCTGCGAGGTCATAGCCTATGCCGCCGACGTAGGCCAGGAGGACGAGCTTGTCGGCCTCAAAGAGAAGGCGTTGAAGACGGGCGCGTCCAAGG containing:
- the argF gene encoding ornithine carbamoyltransferase, producing MKRDFTRLLSITKKECDQLLKRARQLKAFRQAGKPWQPLTGKSLAMIFEKASTRTRLSFETGMHQLGGQAIFLSPSETQIGRGEPIQDTARVLSRYVDGVMIRTFSQDTVEDLARWAAIPVINGLSDQYHPCQTLADLQTIAEYKGSLKKVKVAYIGDGNNVANSWLEAAILMKMPFAIATPKGYLPDRDLVQKASEGTDLTLTDDPAEAVRGADVIYTDVWVSMGQEKEKALRKKAFKGYRIDDKLLGLAHRDAIVMHCLPAYRGQEITDEVFERFQEVIFTQAENRLHAQKALLEWLLAGRTKASAQ